A genomic stretch from Budorcas taxicolor isolate Tak-1 chromosome 15, Takin1.1, whole genome shotgun sequence includes:
- the LOC128060627 gene encoding protein NPAT produces MLLPSDVARLVLGYLQQENLTSTCQAFILESSDLKEYAEHCTDEGFIPACLLSLFGKNLTTILNEYVAMKAKETSNDVPAIMSSLWKKLDHTLSQIRSMQSSPGFAANQRARTRNGIAEIKRQRRLASQAAPVSSEPLPYLLGQFTNSPLTATQVIRPSGQISAPLRSDFVVVNHSQSQDTMTTGEALNNNTGAQERKNHASLMSPGRRKSESQRKSGPHSTIRNLQDPNAFVVEKQMVIENAREKILSNKSLQEKLAENINKFLTSDNSIAQVPKQTDSNPSEPETSIDELLGLQSEIHMSEEAIQDILEQTESDPAFQALFDLFDYGKTKNNKNISQGICSQHMETNPSIVLAGETNLAVKGTFETEESDDPSGQPSFCTSYQNEDTSNVLKNGSNHDELRQEAQEHFSHIDTSIQKKAFKTVVSTEQKCNLDITFESVPSLSDFNERVNSDAECNQHCAELYTSQMSTETEMALEVEKNSLSPSVQNESQLQPHQSPIPISSVVSLGGETNSENLILSGKTSQLLPQNIPLAGKASKKGQFCESSDDTRRLKADFHDSKSPDSREIHQNKIEINSVLPVASQHLADCQDNSSLQILPAPIENSGLTVSEQKVEIHLEDSVSSIKQPSNDSSSIELNHTIHETQSSKSEKVSLDSQEPSSSVKEDGESIFLSLGENNCEEVTMMPSESNPIEDRHSLPSESVCSSMRESHPESQNTNNKPANDKSTEIDASNIVSLKIIISDDPFVSSDTELNSAVSSISGENLPTIILSSPAKSPSRSAELVKCLSSEETTGAISSAEGTGDSASMEQSLLALKPEDSTVNNMQNEDSIALSTNVTPCVSKDGGYIQLMPATSTTFGNSSNILIATCVTDPTALGTTVSQSNVVVLPGNSAPMTAQPPLSQLQTPPRSNSVFAVNQAVSPNFSQGSAIIIASPVQPVLQGMVGMIPVSVVGQNGNTFSAPPRQVLHMPLAAPVCNRSISQFPVPQKSLKSQGLKSKPCTGKQANNLVDSSSHSVGCHAQRTEVSDKIMATDLGKKLEETTVPFSVESTVPVSKPFESHRRVLCFDSTASPVANTQGTNQKLVSQSKERNDISFSNLDSPIVSSTLKPPANNAVKREREKPSMPKIFSKSETAIGRHATIKETQSEKKVSPTETILESFHKATANKENELCSDVERQKNPETSKLSNGQQNGGVRNEKTVTSLQELTRKQGTSSNSKNIFSVGAPVKDLKQEQTRSASSLINPLTKHTTEMLQDIQWHSPVNRLTDSTDLSIPRTSGSGAGEKLKEEPTDGIKVPSSRRFGEDSTPKVMVPPVTPDLPACSPASETGSENSVNMAAHTLMILSRAAISRTTSSTPLKDNTQQFRASSRSTTKKRKIEELDEHERNSRASNKSLANSSMPMKKKKIKKKKLPSSFPAGMDVDKFLLSLHYDE; encoded by the exons tctttatttggaaaaaatttgACAACAATTTTGAATGAATATGTAGCTATGAAAGCAAAAG AAACATCAAATGATGTCCCAGCAATTATGTCATCTCTGTGGAAGAAGTTAGACCATACACTTTCTCAGATCAG GAGCATGCAAAGTTCCCCAGGGTTTGCTGCCAATCAGAGAG CCCGAACAAGAAATGGGATTGCAGAAATCAAACGGCAGAGAAGGCTTGCATCTCAAGCAGCTCCTGTCAGTTCAGAGCCTTTACCGTATCTTTTAGGACAATTTACCAATTCTCCTTTGACAGCTACACAAGTTATTAGGCCATCTGGCCAAATTTCAGCTCCTTTGAGGTCAGATTTTGTAGTGGTCAACCATTCACAGTCACAAGACACTATGACCA CTGGAGAGGCTTTAAATAATAATACTGGtgctcaggaaaggaaaaatcaTGCCAGTTTAATGTCTCCTGGTAGACGCAAAAG tGAATCTCAAAGGAAGTCTGGGCCTCATTCAACAATACGAAATTTGCAGGATCCAAATGCATTTGTAGTAGAAAAA CAAATGGTTATTGAAAATGCACGAGAAAAGATACTAAGCAACAAGTCTCTTCAGGAAAAGCTTGCAGAAAACATTAATAAATTTTTGACTAG TGACAACAGTATTGCTCAAGTACCTAAGCAAACAGATAGCAACCCTAGTGAACCAGAGACTTCAATTGATGAACTCCTGGGACTTCAG agTGAGATCCATATGTCTGAAGAAGCTATACAGGATATATTGGAGCAGACAGAATCAGATCCAGCATTTCAGGCACTCTTTGATCTATTTGACTATG GTAaaacaaagaataataaaaatatatcacaaGGCATTTGCAGTCAGCATATGGAAACCAATCCAAGCATAGTCTTAGCAGGTGAAACTAATCTAGCAGTTAAAGGTACTTTTGAAACAGAAGAATCTG ATGATCCATCTGGTCAACCCTCATTTTGTACTTCCTATCAAAATGAAGACACATCAAATGTTTTGAAGAATGGCAGCAACCATGATGAGCTTAGACAGGAAGCCCAGGAACATTTTTCCCACATAGACACTAGCATCCAGAAAAAGGCATTTAAAACAGTTGTATCTACTGAACAGAAGTGTAACCTTGATATTACCTTTGAGTCTGTGCCTAGTTTGAGTGACTTTAATGAAAGAGTAAACTCTGATGCTGAATGTAATCAGCATTGTGCTGAATTATACACCAGTCAGATGTCCACTGAGACTGAAATGGCTCTGGAAGTTGAAAAGAATTCTTTGTCTCCAAGTGTACAGAATGAGTCTCAGTTACAGCCTCATCAGTCACCTATACCAATAAGTTCAGTTGTTTCCCTTGGTGGTGAAACTAACAGTGAGAActtaattctttctggaaaaACTTCTCAACTTTTACCCCAAAATATTCCATTAGCTGGAAAGGCAtctaaaaaaggtcagttttgtgAAAGTTCTGATGATACAAGAAGACTTAAAGCTGATTTCCATGATTCCAAGTCACCAGATTCTAGAGAAATTCATcagaataaaattgaaattaatagTGTGTTACCAGTTGCATCACAGCACCTTGCAGATTGCCAAGATAATTCTTCACTTCAGATATTACCTGCACCTATTGAAAATTCGGGTTTAACTGTATCTGAACAAAAAGTAGAAATTCACCTTGAAGATTCAGTGTCTTCAATTAAACAACCGTCTAATGATTCATCATCTATTGAGTTAAATCATACAATACATGAAACTCAGTCCTCCAAGTCTGAAAAAGTTTCTTTGGATTCACAAGAGCCTTCATCCTCTGTaaaagaagatggagaaagtatttttctctctttaggtGAAAATAACTGTGAAGAAGTTACAATGATGCCATCAGAAAGTAATCCTATAGAAGATAGACATTCTCTTCCTTCAGAATCTGTGTGTTCTTCAATGAGGGAGTCTCATCCTGAGTCCCAGAATACTAATAATAAACCTGCTAATGACAAATCTACAGAGATAGATGCATCAAATATAGTCTCTCTGAAAATTATCATCAGTGATGATCCATTTGTTTCCTCAGATACTGAGCTTAACAGTGCGGTTTCTAGTATCAGTGGAGAAAACTTGCCAACTATAATTTTGTCTTCTCCTGCTAAATCACCTTCCAGGAGTGCAGAATTAGTTAAATGCCTGTCTTCAGAAGAAACCACAGGTGCTATCTCATCTGCTGAAGGAACTGGGGATTCAGCCTCAATGGAACAGAGCCTTTTAGCACTCAAACCTGAAGACTCTACAGTAAACAACATGCAGAATGAAGACAGCATTGCTCTTTCAACCAATGTTACACCATGTGTTTCCAAGGATGGGGGATACATACAGTTAATGCCAGCTACGAGCACAACTTTTGGCAATTCAAGTAATATTTTGATAGCTACCTGTGTAACTGATCCGACAGCCTTAGGCACAACTGTCAGTCAGTCAAATGTTGTGGTGTTGCCTGGAAATTCTGCACCTATGACTGCTCAACCTCCACTATCTCAATTACAGACACCCCCAAGGTCAAATAGTGTATTTGCTGTCAATCAGGCTGTGTCACCCAACTTTTCACAAG GATCTGCCATTATAATTGCTTCTCCAGTCCAACCTGTACTTCAAGGAATGGTGGGAATGATTCCTGTGTCTGTGGTTGGACAGAATGGAAATACCTTTTCTGCCCCTCCTCGGCAG GTCCTTCATATGCCTTTGGCAGCACCTGTATGCAATAGAAGTATCTCTCAATTCCCTGTCCCTCAAAAATCTTTGAAGAGTCAGGGACTAAAAAGCAAACCTTGTACAG GGAAACAGGCAAATAATTTGGTGGATTCATCAAGTCACTCAGTTGGATGTCATGCACAGCG aacTGAAGTTTCTGACAAGATTATGGCCACAGATCTTGGGAAAAAATTGGAAGAAACCACAGTTCCCTTCTCAGTAGAAAGTACAGTTCCAGTTAGCAAGCCATTTGAAAGCCACAGACGTGTGCTCTGTTTTGATAGCACTGCTTCTCCTGTGGCAAATACACAGGGGACAAATCAAAAGTTGGTGTcccaaagcaaagaaagaaatgacatttcaTTTTCTAACCTTGACTCACCCATTGTGTCCTCCACCTTAAAACCCCCTGCTAATAATGCTGtcaaaagagagagggagaaacctTCTATGCCTAAAATTTTCTCTAAATCAGAAACTGCCATTGGCCGACATGCCACCATAAAAGAAACTCAGTCAGAAAAGAAAGTTTCACCAACAGAAACTATACTTGAATCTTTCCATAAAGCAACAGCTAATAAGGAGAATGAACTGTGCAGCGATGTGGAAAGGCAGAAAAATCCAGAAACTTCAAAACTGTCTAATGGGCAGCAAAATGGGGGTGTGCGGAATGAAAAAACTGTAACTTCACTTCAAGAGCTCACCAGAAAACAAGGCACATCCTCAAAcagtaaaaatatcttttcagTAGGTGCACCTGTGAAGGATTTGAAACAAGAACAAACCAGGTCTGCCAGTTCTTTGATTAACCCACTCACCAAACACACCACAGAAATGTTACAAGATATTCAGTGGCATAGCCCAgtaaatagactcacagatagtACTGATTTATCTATACCCCGAACATCTGGCTCAGGAGCAGGGGAAAAACTTAAAGAAGAACCTACAGATGGTATCAAGGTCCCTTCTAGTAGGCGTTTTGGTGAAGACAGCACGCCCAAAGTAATGGTCCCTCCTGTCACGCCAGACTTGCCTGCTTGCAGCCCTGCCAGTGAAACAGGGAGTGAAAACAGTGTGAACATGGCTGCCCACACATTAATGATTCTCTCCAGAGCAGCCATCTCTAGGACTACTTCATCTACTCCTCTAAAAGACAATACCCAACAATTTAGAGCATCTTCACGGAGCACCACAAAAAAACGGAAAATTGAGGAATTAGATGAGCATGAGCGAAACTCCCGCGCTTCTAATAAAAGTCTTGCAAATTCATCAATgccaatgaaaaagaagaaaattaag aaaaAGAAGCTACCCAGTTCATTTCCAGCTGGAATGGATGTGGACAAATTTTTGTTATCATTGCATTATGATGAGTAA